A window of Streptomyces gilvosporeus contains these coding sequences:
- a CDS encoding LysR family transcriptional regulator translates to MERYEIETFLTLAEELHFTRTAERLLVSPGRVSQTIKKLERRIGGALFERSNRRVALTPVGRQLHAELLPAYHQVQQAVAHASAACRGLSGVLRVGFSGPWSGDLILLAAEEFHARHPRCTVEIQEATFTPAFTALRDGDLDMLVKELPADGPEFAVGPVLFSDRRALAVPVTHELAARETVSQEDLALVPLITPAGASQTFLDAHYPRRTPGGRPVPHGPTAVAWSEMLALVGAGKGATPVNAMAAEYHGRPDVVHLRFDDAPSVEHVPMWLKGSETAELQTFVRVLHEFAPGR, encoded by the coding sequence AAGAGCTCCACTTCACACGCACTGCTGAACGTCTCCTCGTCTCGCCGGGCCGGGTCAGCCAAACGATCAAGAAGCTGGAACGTCGCATAGGCGGCGCGTTGTTCGAACGCAGCAACCGTCGCGTGGCCCTCACCCCGGTCGGGCGACAACTCCACGCCGAGCTGCTCCCCGCCTACCATCAAGTCCAGCAGGCCGTCGCCCATGCGTCAGCGGCCTGCCGGGGCCTCAGCGGTGTGCTGCGCGTCGGCTTTTCCGGACCGTGGAGCGGCGACCTCATCCTCCTGGCCGCGGAGGAGTTCCACGCCCGCCATCCTCGCTGCACTGTCGAGATCCAGGAGGCGACGTTCACTCCCGCCTTCACGGCATTGCGGGACGGCGACCTCGACATGCTGGTCAAAGAACTTCCCGCAGACGGGCCCGAGTTCGCCGTGGGTCCGGTGCTCTTTTCGGATCGCCGTGCCCTCGCAGTGCCCGTCACGCACGAGCTTGCGGCTCGGGAAACAGTCTCGCAGGAGGACCTCGCCCTCGTGCCGCTGATCACGCCCGCCGGTGCGTCTCAGACCTTTCTCGATGCCCACTACCCGCGCCGCACACCGGGCGGCCGACCCGTCCCTCACGGCCCGACTGCCGTCGCCTGGTCGGAAATGCTGGCGCTGGTAGGGGCAGGCAAAGGAGCTACTCCGGTCAACGCCATGGCAGCGGAGTACCACGGCCGGCCGGACGTCGTCCATCTGCGTTTCGACGATGCACCGTCCGTCGAACACGTGCCGATGTGGCTGAAAGGCAGCGAGACAGCCGAGCTCCAAACATTCGTCCGCGTCCTCCACGAGTTCGCCCCCGGCCGATGA
- a CDS encoding MFS transporter encodes MDAAPEAARGGSRTVLGAALLGFFLISLDALIVTVALPDIGRSLGGGMSGLQWVVDGYTLLFAALMLSAGALSDRIGARQAYGGGLVLFALASAACGLAPHLGVLVAARLVQGAAAAVMMPASLALVRQGFPDQAKRARAIAVWTVGGAVAVAAGPVLGGALSASVGWRWIFFVNLPAGLLALALLTRVPASPQLPARLDGIGQVTAVVTMGALTYGVIEGGDQGYGRPAVVVSLLVAAAAAAAFLAAQAKGAHPMLPLALFRSRVVAVSLVVGFMLNAAYYGGVFLFSLYLQQERGQSALHAGLMFIPMTALVAVVNLASAQLAALFGPRVPMIAGQLLGAAGLLALLTVGAHTPVWVVAALMVPVGLGGALTVPALTAMLLDAVPADRAGTAAAVLNTGRQVGGAIAVAVFGALLAGADTFLAGMRGSMLIAAAGLVLTTGATLTLPRAGRRDAET; translated from the coding sequence TGGACGCGGCTCCGGAGGCGGCGCGGGGCGGATCCCGCACGGTGCTCGGCGCCGCCCTGCTGGGTTTCTTCCTCATCTCGCTGGACGCGTTGATCGTCACCGTCGCGCTGCCCGACATCGGCCGCAGCCTGGGTGGCGGCATGTCCGGCCTGCAATGGGTGGTGGACGGCTACACGCTGCTCTTCGCCGCCCTGATGCTCTCCGCGGGCGCCCTGTCCGACCGCATTGGGGCCCGCCAGGCCTACGGCGGCGGCCTGGTGCTTTTCGCGCTGGCCTCGGCCGCGTGCGGCCTCGCGCCCCACCTCGGCGTGCTGGTGGCGGCCCGGCTGGTGCAGGGGGCCGCAGCCGCGGTGATGATGCCCGCGTCGCTGGCGCTGGTCCGTCAGGGCTTCCCCGACCAGGCCAAGCGGGCCCGGGCCATCGCCGTGTGGACCGTGGGCGGCGCGGTCGCGGTGGCGGCCGGGCCGGTGCTCGGCGGGGCGCTCTCGGCTTCCGTGGGGTGGCGGTGGATCTTCTTCGTCAACCTCCCGGCGGGCCTACTGGCGCTGGCCCTGCTCACCCGCGTGCCCGCCTCCCCACAGCTGCCCGCCCGCCTCGACGGGATCGGGCAGGTGACGGCGGTGGTCACGATGGGCGCGCTGACCTACGGCGTGATCGAGGGCGGCGACCAGGGCTACGGCCGGCCGGCCGTGGTGGTGTCGCTGCTGGTGGCCGCGGCCGCGGCGGCCGCCTTCCTGGCCGCACAGGCCAAGGGCGCACACCCCATGCTCCCGCTGGCGCTGTTCCGCTCACGGGTGGTGGCGGTGTCCTTGGTCGTCGGCTTCATGCTCAACGCCGCCTACTACGGCGGGGTGTTCCTCTTCAGCCTCTACCTCCAGCAGGAGCGCGGACAGTCCGCCCTGCACGCGGGCCTGATGTTCATCCCGATGACGGCACTGGTCGCCGTCGTCAACCTGGCCTCGGCCCAACTCGCCGCACTCTTCGGCCCACGGGTGCCGATGATCGCCGGACAACTGCTCGGAGCGGCCGGGCTGCTGGCGCTGCTCACCGTCGGGGCGCACACCCCCGTGTGGGTGGTGGCGGCGCTGATGGTGCCGGTCGGCCTCGGCGGGGCGCTGACGGTGCCGGCACTGACCGCGATGCTGCTGGACGCCGTACCCGCGGACCGGGCAGGCACCGCGGCCGCGGTGCTCAACACCGGCCGCCAGGTCGGCGGCGCGATCGCGGTAGCCGTCTTCGGAGCACTGCTGGCGGGAGCCGACACCTTCCTGGCCGGCATGCGGGGGAGCATGCTGATCGCCGCGGCCGGACTCGTACTGACTACCGGCGCGACGCTCACGCTGCCGCGGGCCGGGCGCCGGGACGCGGAGACGTGA